A genomic segment from Spinacia oleracea cultivar Varoflay chromosome 3, BTI_SOV_V1, whole genome shotgun sequence encodes:
- the LOC110778942 gene encoding serine carboxypeptidase-like 13 encodes MRTSSIFSIVFLVILCQLNSHAIVSQKVEFLPGFDGPLPFSLETGYIGVDVREETQVFYYFFESENNPKDDPILLWLTGGPLCSAMSAILYEIGPIQLEEVDSITTLPKLVLRQYSWTKTANILFVDFPAGAGFSYSTTHRANYSGDYKASRNINEFLRKWLINHPQFISNPLYLGGDSYTGFTLPLYFVNMLSDNERGLQPLLNLKGYILGNPATDRSIDSNYQVPLAHGMGLISDEFYESLQRTCSGQYQLVNAKNKECWNKIKAFEWGLHGIQVTMTLEDFCDIDSLRVYGIPSTKRRMVAESVNSLYHLKNIGAYSCRKEGYLIARHWMNERSVQDALHVRKGTIGEWIRCNYAFHYSYEVSSSVPYHVKLSAEGFRSLIYSGDHDMIVPFLGTQAWIRSLNYSIVDDWRKWLVDGQIAGFTRTYANKMTFATIKGAGHTAPEYKPKQCASMFMRWIRGEHL; translated from the exons atgagaACCTCAAGCATTTTTTCTATTGTATTTCTTGTTATTTTATGCCAATTGAATTCTCATGCAATTGTCTCTCAGAAGGTTGAATTCCTTCCTGGCTTTGATGGTCCTCTTCCTTTCTCGCTCGAAACCGG GTACATTGGGGTAGATGTAAGAGAGGAAACACAAGTGTTTTACTATTTCtttgaatcagaaaataatccTAAAGATGATCCGATTCTATTATGGCTAACAGGAGGTCCTCTTTGCTCTGCAATGTCTGCCATCCTCTATGAAATAG GACCTATACAACTTGAAGAGGTCGATAGTATTACAACTTTACCTAAATTGGTCTTGAGGCAATACTCATGGACTAAG ACTGCAAACATACTCTTTGTGGATTTTCCTGCGGGTGCTGGCTTCTCTTATTCTACAACACATCGTGCAAATTACTCTGGGGATTATAAGGCATCACGTAATATAAATGAATTTTTAAGAAAG TGGCTGATAAATCATCCACAATTTATTTCAAATCCTCTTTACCTTGGTGGTGACTCATATACAGGATTTACCCTTCCTCTTTACTTTGTAAACATGCTTTCCG ATAATGAAAGAGGGTTACAACCACTTCTTAATCTCAAG GGATATATATTAGGAAATCCTGCCACTGATAGAAGTATTGATAGCAATTATCAAGTGCCTTTAGCACATGGTATGGGGCTGATTTCTGATGAGTTTTATGAG TCGTTACAGAGAACTTGTAGTGGACAATACCAACTGGTAAATGCGAAAAATAAAGAGTGTTGGAATAAGATTAAAGCTTTTGAATGG GGTTTACATGGAATTCAAGTTACAATGACATTGGAGGATTTTTGTGATATTGATTCCCTGAGAGTTTATggaatccctagtacaaaaagaAGGATGGTCGCTGAAAGTGTCAATAGCTTATATCATCTCAAAAACATTGGTGCCTATAGTTGTCGT AAAGAAGGTTATTTAATTGCTAGGCATTGGATGAATGAGAGGAGTGTTCAAGATGCTCTTCATGTTCGTAAG GGGACTATTGGTGAATGGATAAGATGTAACTATGCATTCCATTATTCGTACGAGGTTTCAAGTAGTGTGCCATACCATGTGAAACTAAGTGCCGAAGGCTTTCGGTCTCTAATATATAG TGGAGACCATGACATGATTGTTCCATTTTTGGGAACTCAAGCATGGATAAGATCTTTGAATTACTCGATTGTTGATGATTGGAGAAAATGGTTGGTTGATGGCCAAATAGCAGG